A window of Micromonospora eburnea genomic DNA:
GGGAACTGGCAGCTGTTCTTCGTGATCATCGGCGCGATCATGGCCGTGGCCGGGGCGCTGGCCTGGTTCCTGGTCGAGGACAGCCCGTCACTCGTCCGGCACGAGGGCGGCTACCTACGTGCGGTCGTCTACGGTCTGCGCCCGGCCGCGATGCGGGCCAACCCGGGGCTCTACCTCGCCTTGGCGGCCTGGTCGATCTGGGGGATCTCCACACAGGTGTTCCTGCCGTACCTGATCATCTACCTGCAGCGGTACCTGAGGATCGAGGGGTACGCCATCGTCCTCGCCATCGTCCTGATCACGGCGTCGGCGATCAGCGTGCTCAGCGGGCGGCTCATCGACCGCGTCGGCAAGGTGCGCTTCCTGCTGCCGGCGGTCGTGGTCTACGGTGCCGGCCTGGCGCTGATGTTCTTCGCCCGCGGCATGGTTCCCGTGATCGCCGCCGGGATCGTGATGATGTCGGGCTTCATGCTCGTCCTCGCCCCGATCGGCGCGATCGTGCGTGACCACTCGCCACCGGACCGGGCCGGCCATGTCCAGGGGCTGCGGATGGTCTTCGCCATCCTCATTCCTATGCTCATCGGCCCCTACCTCGGTGCCGCCGTGATCACCAACGCCGGCGAGGTCTACGAGGACCTCGGTGTGGTCAAGCAGGTCCCGACGCCGGCCGTCTTCCTCATGGCGCTGGCCGTGCTGGTCCTCATCGCGGTGCCGGCCGTGGCGCTGCGGCGGCGGGAGCGGGGGGCCCAGGCGTGACGCTGCTGACCCCGTGGGGTGCCACGCTCGACACGGAGCGTGTCCTGCCCGAGTACCCGCGCCCGCAGTTCGCCCGGGACAGCTATCTCAACCTCAACGGCCGGTGGGAGTACGCGATCACCGGTTCCGCCGCGGAGCCTGAGCGCTACGACGGTGAGATCCTCGTGCCGTTCTCACCGGAGTCCACGCTCTCCGGCGTCGGGCGCCAGCTGCGGCCCGGCGAGACGCTGTGGTACCGCCGCCCGCTGGCGCTGCCGGCGGGCTTCCACGCGGCCGGCTCGCGGCTGTTGCTGCACTTCGGCGCGGTCGACCAGACCTGCCAGGTGTACCTGAACGGAGTCCGGGTCGGCGGCCACACCGGTGGGTATCTGCCGTTCACCTGCGACGTCACCGACGCGCTCCGTGAGGATGCCAACGTCCTGGTCGTGTCGGTCCAGGACGACAGCGACACCGGCCACCACTCCCGGGGCAAGCAGCGGCTGCGCCGCGGCGGCATCTGGTACACCGCCCAATCCGGGATCTGGCAGACGGTGTGGGCCGAGAGCGTGCCCGCCGTCCACATGCAGCACCTCACCCTGACTCCGCTCCTCGACGAGGGCTGCGTCGAGGTGACCGTGCACGCGACGGCGACCTCCGGCGACGCCGGCATCCGGATCCTGGCCGACGGGGTCTCGGTGGCCGAGGCCGCCGCGCCCGTCGGCGTAGCCGTGCGTATCCCGATCCCGGGGGTACGGGTATGGAGCCCCGAGGATCCGTTCCTGTACGACGTGACCGCCGAGCTGGGCGCGGACCGGGTCCGCAGCTACTTCGGCATGCGCTCGTTCGGGGTCGGACCGGACGGGGACGGCGTGCCCCGGCTGCTGCTCAACGGCCAGCCGTACTTCCACGCCGGGATTCTCGACCAGGGCTACTGGTCGGACGGCATGTACACCGCGCCCTCCGACGAGGCGATGGTCGCCGACATCGCGACCATGAAACGACTCGGGTTCACCATGCTGCGCAAGCACATCAAGGTCGAGCCGCTGCGCTGGTACTACCACTGCGACCGGCTGGGAATGCTGGTCTGGCAGGACATGGTCAACGGCGGCGGCAGCTACCACCCGCTGGTCGTCACCGCGCCGGCGGTGACGCCGCTACGGCTGCCCGATCGGGGCCGGTGGCGGCGCTGGTTCAGCCGCGCCAACGCGGGCGGGCGGGCCCAGTTCCGGGCGGAGCTGCGCGACACCGTCGAGCACCTGCGCAACGTGGTGAGTCTCGCCGTATGGGTGCCCTTCAACGAGGGCTGGGGGCAGTTCGACGCGGCCCGGATCGCCCGCGAGGTCGCCGAGCTCGACCCCACCCGTACGGTCGACCACGCCAGCGGGTGGCACGACCAGCGCGGCGGCGACCTCAGGAGCCTGCACGTCTACTTCCGCCGGTTCCGGGTGCCGCGGCGACGCGGCGACCGGCGGGTGCTGGTGCTGTCGGAGTACGGCGGCTACAACCTGCGCGTCGACGGGCATGCCTTCAGCCGCAAGGATTTCGGCTACCGGCGGTGCCGGACCGCCGAGGAGCTGGGCGAGGCCTTCGTACGGCTGCACACCGAGCAGATCGAACCCGCGATCCCGGCTGGTCTGAGCGCGACCGTCTACACGCAGCTATCCGATGTGGAGGACGAGCTGAACGGTCTGCTCACCTACGACCGCCGCGTGGTCAAACTCCCCGAGGAGGCCGTCCGGCAGGTCAACGCCCGGCTGCGCTACCAGCGGTTGTGAGCCTCCTCCGCCCATCCGACCAGGCCGTCCACGGTCACCCGTTCGCCATCGTCCGCCTGGACCCAGCCGGAGAAGTGCCCGAAGCACTGGTGGGTCTCGTTGGCCACGATGCCGAGGTTGGTGCGCGCGATCTTCTCGTGGAACGGGTGGAACTCCACCTCCACCCGGTCACCGCTGATCCGCCACGGCCGCAGCCAGTCGCGGCGGTCGTAGCTCCAGCGCAGTTCGGCGCCGAGCTTGTGCAGCCGCCCGTCGACGAAAAGGGCGTTCTCGGTCGAGCCGGTGCCGTCGGTCCATTTGCCACCGAGCTGGATCGACACGCCCGGCCCGCTGCCGGCCGCCCAGTTCCACCGGATCGCGTATGGCCACTTGCCCCGGCCGTGGTCGAGTACGGCGAACGAGTCCTCCTCGGCCACGGCGTGCGCCGCGCCGTTCACCCGGAGCGAGCCGCGCACCGGGCGTCCGACGTCCTTGACCGTGTACTGGAACCGGCGCGCGCTCCACGGGACCACGACGCCGAGCGACTCGTGGCCGGGCGGCAGCGGCACGACGAGGTCGATCTCGACGCCCGGTGCGGTGGCGCGGATCGTGCTCCCCTCGGAGTTCTGGTCGATGTCGATCGACAGGCCGGCGCCGCGCACGCTCGCGGTGCCCGCGCCGCTGACGGGCGGCAGTACGGCGCCACGGGCGAAGGGGACCACCACGTCCTTGCTGACCTCGACCTTCGTGGCGCGGTCGAGCACGTAGACGCCGTGCACGCCGGCGTAGTCCAGCGACGACGCGACGAGGCCGACGATGTGGGTGGGCGTGACGATCCCCCAATACTCCCAGCGCTTGGCCCTACCCCAGCCGCGCAGGTTCGCCCGGTGCAGCGGTCGGCGGGTCCAGCCGACCGCCGCGGGGTTGAGCCGCCCGTTCGGCAGGCACAGGTCGACCGGCTCGACGATCTCCTTCTCGTGCGTCACGGGGGAAGCGTAACGACGCCTGGTGACGGCGGTTCCGATCCCCGTCGGGTACGGCGGCCGGCAGGGCAGCGCCGCCGGGCGGGCCGTGGTGTCGGTGGACGGGCTCTCCCGGCTGCGCCAGGCCACGTGATCTCTCATGCCACCGCCGGGCCGAGCTGGCCGAGGCGCATCGGATGATCGAGCAGGGGAGCTGTGCGGGCTCCAAATGGTGATCATCCCGTAGCGGGCGGCCGCCCGTTGAGCCCCGTCGGGCCCGTGTTAATGTCTCTCCCCGTTGCCAGCGAGCGCCGCTAGCTCAACTGGCAGAGCAGCGGACTCTTAATCCGCGGGTTCGGGGTTCGAGTCCCTGGCGGCGCACCAGCAATCAAGGCCCTGACCTGGCGTTTCGCGCCGGGTCAGGGCCTCTTTCGTGTCCCTGCCGATGGTCGGCTGCTCGCCGTGTGCTCGGCAGCGGTTGGACGTGTGGCGGGTGCCTGGCGAGGATGGCTCCCGCCGACTAATCGGCCTTGCACCCGAGTCGAATGCCCATCTTGGCGTCGATCCGGTTTAAGCATTCGTCAGGCCCCCGACTGCCTTTTGAGCGGCCCGCGGGAAGTCTTCATGCGAAGCCTCACCGGTTGGCGGGGAGCTACCTGGCCGTGTCGGCGCAGGCGCCCGAGGCGGTGACGGTCGCTGGTTAACCTCGTCGGCGTGAGTTTCAGCGCCTACGCCCGCCAGGTACGCGATCCGGCTTTGCCGTACCAGCGCCGGGTGTCGGCGCTGCGCTCCTGCGTACAGCTGTACCGGCCGATCGGCTTTCACGCCACACTGAGTTTCCTCGAAGAACTGGCCGGGCCGTTCCAGCGTGAAGAGGAGGCACTCCTCCGCGCGCTCGACGCCCTCTCGGCGAGCAGGGCAGCCCGTCGCGTCGAAGTTCGCCGTTATGCCGAGGCCCGGGTCGCAGCCAAGCGGCGTGGCCAGCGACAGCCGCGTCCCGACGACCCTAATCCACACCAATTACGCGGCTACTGGTACGGCGCTCCTAAGCGGGCCGCGCTCCGCGCACTGACGTTTTGGCAGCGCGATCGCCTCGCCGCGTTGCTGGCATCAGACGATCCGATCGCGGCGCAGCTCGGCTGCTGCATGAGGGCATGCGTGGCGGCTGCGGGAGCACTGACGCCGCAGCACCGGCAACTCCTGACCGCCGCCATCGAAACGCTCCGCGAGCGCGTTCAGCCCAACCTTTGGCGAGACGACCAGGCAGCCTACTTCCGAGCGTGGGACCTGCTGCAGATCGCCCGGTACATCGAAGTCGCAGCCGATCCTGAGGATCACGCTGGGTGACTTGCGGGCTGGTGCCACCTGATAGGCGCAGCGCAGTGCGCTCAGGCCATGCTCGTAGCGGCCCCACTGCCGGACTCCTACCGAGTCGCCACCGCCGAGGCCATTTGGAGCGAAGGGACCTCGACGTGAGCGGCATCGGCGTCATCAGGACGGCTGCTATTCGCGCTCCGGGCTT
This region includes:
- a CDS encoding MFS transporter — encoded protein: MSTSQSVLTPAASASPANLRLRVWLALVVLGLVGQMAWTVENIYLNLFVYDTITDDPNAIATMVAASAVTATVATLLLGALSDRTGRRRSFIAGGYLLWGVSTAAFGFLTVGLVRDIAPVANVVLVTAIAVITLDCLMSFLGSGANDAAFQAWVTDVTEPANRGRVESVLAIMPLVSMLVIFGGFDGLARTGNWQLFFVIIGAIMAVAGALAWFLVEDSPSLVRHEGGYLRAVVYGLRPAAMRANPGLYLALAAWSIWGISTQVFLPYLIIYLQRYLRIEGYAIVLAIVLITASAISVLSGRLIDRVGKVRFLLPAVVVYGAGLALMFFARGMVPVIAAGIVMMSGFMLVLAPIGAIVRDHSPPDRAGHVQGLRMVFAILIPMLIGPYLGAAVITNAGEVYEDLGVVKQVPTPAVFLMALAVLVLIAVPAVALRRRERGAQA
- a CDS encoding glycoside hydrolase family 2 protein, with the protein product MTLLTPWGATLDTERVLPEYPRPQFARDSYLNLNGRWEYAITGSAAEPERYDGEILVPFSPESTLSGVGRQLRPGETLWYRRPLALPAGFHAAGSRLLLHFGAVDQTCQVYLNGVRVGGHTGGYLPFTCDVTDALREDANVLVVSVQDDSDTGHHSRGKQRLRRGGIWYTAQSGIWQTVWAESVPAVHMQHLTLTPLLDEGCVEVTVHATATSGDAGIRILADGVSVAEAAAPVGVAVRIPIPGVRVWSPEDPFLYDVTAELGADRVRSYFGMRSFGVGPDGDGVPRLLLNGQPYFHAGILDQGYWSDGMYTAPSDEAMVADIATMKRLGFTMLRKHIKVEPLRWYYHCDRLGMLVWQDMVNGGGSYHPLVVTAPAVTPLRLPDRGRWRRWFSRANAGGRAQFRAELRDTVEHLRNVVSLAVWVPFNEGWGQFDAARIAREVAELDPTRTVDHASGWHDQRGGDLRSLHVYFRRFRVPRRRGDRRVLVLSEYGGYNLRVDGHAFSRKDFGYRRCRTAEELGEAFVRLHTEQIEPAIPAGLSATVYTQLSDVEDELNGLLTYDRRVVKLPEEAVRQVNARLRYQRL
- a CDS encoding DUF2804 domain-containing protein — its product is MTHEKEIVEPVDLCLPNGRLNPAAVGWTRRPLHRANLRGWGRAKRWEYWGIVTPTHIVGLVASSLDYAGVHGVYVLDRATKVEVSKDVVVPFARGAVLPPVSGAGTASVRGAGLSIDIDQNSEGSTIRATAPGVEIDLVVPLPPGHESLGVVVPWSARRFQYTVKDVGRPVRGSLRVNGAAHAVAEEDSFAVLDHGRGKWPYAIRWNWAAGSGPGVSIQLGGKWTDGTGSTENALFVDGRLHKLGAELRWSYDRRDWLRPWRISGDRVEVEFHPFHEKIARTNLGIVANETHQCFGHFSGWVQADDGERVTVDGLVGWAEEAHNRW